The following coding sequences lie in one Paenibacillus durus ATCC 35681 genomic window:
- a CDS encoding PLP-dependent transferase → MWNPFSLGIDLVLHSISKFIGGHSDAIGESRHRLEGTDRADQ, encoded by the coding sequence ATTTGGAATCCGTTCTCGCTGGGCATCGATCTTGTCCTGCATTCCATAAGTAAATTTATCGGCGGGCACAGCGATGCAATCGGCGAGAGTCGCCATCGGCTCGAAGGAACTGATCGGGCGGATCAATGA
- a CDS encoding MFS transporter — MTNSSSVPSPQPNPDEQTVSAPALFQLPLPYIRFLIGMFISRLGDSLFTFAIPWISYKLTQSSIVMGSMYAVSVLPIVLFGPIAGSLVDRWERKKLMIFTDISRALLVALIPLLHFAGLLQLWELYAISFVLTILSLMFDVSTVAIIPALAPKQLTRANASYQLTNQIAELAGPLLAGALIISIGGFHSLWLDAVSFAGTLIVLMVMPSFNKSKSRTSLSQIFKDIGEGFRWLIHSKINLSFSFQAMIGNFGYSAAFGVLMFYLLNTLHLNAQQSSLNYTLLGFGGIVGSIIAVPLENHFPRGKLIPVLLGIGTAGFVFASVSQFWLAPGIAFFAVTVCNTAWNTIVTSVRQETIPSDMIGRVLGFSRVLTRLAMPLGAMTGAALSEWTDPRAVFAVAAAAKILEVTIALITPIRKL; from the coding sequence ATGACAAATTCAAGTTCGGTTCCATCGCCACAGCCCAATCCGGATGAACAGACAGTTTCCGCTCCCGCACTGTTTCAGCTGCCTCTCCCCTATATCCGTTTTTTAATAGGAATGTTCATATCTAGATTGGGAGATTCTTTATTTACTTTCGCTATTCCGTGGATCTCCTACAAATTAACTCAATCCAGTATTGTCATGGGTTCCATGTATGCGGTAAGCGTACTGCCGATTGTCCTGTTTGGTCCGATAGCAGGAAGTCTGGTTGACCGCTGGGAGCGTAAAAAGCTTATGATCTTTACCGATATTTCGAGAGCACTGCTCGTCGCCTTGATTCCTCTCCTTCACTTCGCAGGCCTGCTGCAGCTTTGGGAGCTTTATGCAATCTCATTCGTACTGACTATACTTTCTCTCATGTTTGATGTATCCACTGTAGCCATCATTCCCGCATTGGCACCCAAGCAGCTAACCCGCGCCAATGCTTCCTACCAGTTGACCAATCAAATTGCGGAGCTGGCGGGACCGCTGCTTGCAGGTGCATTGATTATTTCCATCGGCGGGTTCCATTCGCTTTGGTTAGATGCCGTTTCATTCGCAGGAACTCTTATTGTCTTAATGGTCATGCCCAGTTTCAATAAATCCAAGTCACGGACAAGCCTTTCGCAGATTTTCAAAGACATTGGTGAAGGATTCCGCTGGCTGATTCATTCCAAAATCAATCTATCCTTCTCTTTTCAAGCGATGATCGGAAACTTCGGGTACAGTGCAGCCTTCGGCGTGCTGATGTTCTATCTGTTGAACACACTTCATCTTAACGCGCAGCAGAGCAGTCTAAACTACACCCTGCTGGGGTTTGGGGGCATTGTCGGCAGTATTATTGCAGTTCCGCTGGAAAATCATTTCCCCCGGGGAAAGCTGATTCCGGTACTCTTGGGAATTGGAACTGCCGGGTTCGTTTTTGCTTCGGTCAGTCAATTCTGGCTGGCTCCTGGCATTGCTTTTTTTGCCGTAACGGTCTGCAACACAGCCTGGAATACGATCGTCACTTCCGTTCGCCAAGAGACTATTCCCTCGGATATGATCGGGCGGGTTCTTGGTTTTTCACGAGTATTGACTCGCCTTGCTATGCCTTTAGGAGCAATGACAGGCGCTGCGCTTTCCGAATGGACCGATCCCCGGGCAGTATTTGCCGTTGCGGCAGCAGCCAAGATCTTGGAAGTAACGATCGCTTTGATCACACCGATTCGGAAGCTTTAA
- a CDS encoding NAD(P)H-dependent oxidoreductase — translation MQNVKDQIIEAYQFRHACKVFDETKKISDADFDFILETGRLSPSSFGFEPWKFVVLQNPAIREKLLPVTWGAQKQLPTSSHFVIALSRTKADMVADSAHIQRMMKEVQLLPVEVQEGKGKAYHNFQENDFKLLDNERVTFEWGARQTYIALGNMMTAAAQIGIDSCPIEGFDKEKAEQILKEEGILKGNFGIACMVAFGYRLQDPRPKTRQSIEQIVEWV, via the coding sequence ATGCAAAATGTAAAAGATCAAATTATTGAAGCCTATCAATTTCGGCATGCTTGTAAGGTGTTCGACGAAACAAAAAAAATAAGCGATGCCGACTTTGACTTTATTCTGGAAACCGGGCGTCTATCCCCAAGCTCGTTCGGGTTTGAGCCTTGGAAATTTGTCGTCCTCCAAAACCCGGCTATCCGTGAGAAGCTGCTTCCGGTAACATGGGGAGCCCAAAAGCAATTGCCGACATCGAGCCATTTCGTGATCGCTCTCTCCCGCACCAAAGCCGACATGGTTGCAGATTCCGCACATATCCAACGGATGATGAAAGAAGTTCAACTGCTTCCAGTGGAAGTTCAGGAGGGTAAAGGGAAAGCCTATCATAACTTCCAAGAAAATGATTTCAAGCTGCTGGATAACGAAAGAGTTACTTTTGAATGGGGCGCCCGACAAACATATATCGCTTTGGGCAATATGATGACTGCCGCCGCACAAATCGGAATCGACTCCTGCCCGATCGAAGGGTTCGACAAAGAAAAAGCAGAGCAAATTCTGAAAGAAGAAGGAATCCTGAAGGGGAATTTCGGGATCGCCTGCATGGTTGCATTCGGCTACCGTCTTCAAGATCCTCGTCCAAAAACAAGACAATCGATCGAGCAAATCGTGGAGTGGGTTTAG
- a CDS encoding PLP-dependent transferase, which translates to MQSARVAIGSKELIGRINESEYLLLGGVMTPHTASLTMRGLRTLPLRMERFEKNGLQVAEAMEQLPHVLKVHHPGLPSHPQYELGKEQMSGYSSLFAFETDLPVDVIKKWADHLEYFRIGVSWGGYESLVTVPALPEGYESVSGPVVRLYVGLEDLELLIEDIKQAFEKVTCGDEH; encoded by the coding sequence ATGCAATCGGCGAGAGTCGCCATCGGCTCGAAGGAACTGATCGGGCGGATCAATGAGAGCGAGTATTTGCTGCTTGGCGGAGTCATGACTCCCCACACCGCTTCGCTGACCATGCGCGGACTGCGCACGCTGCCGCTTCGCATGGAGCGGTTCGAGAAGAACGGACTGCAAGTGGCTGAAGCAATGGAACAGCTCCCGCATGTCCTCAAAGTCCATCATCCGGGCCTGCCTTCGCATCCGCAATATGAGCTGGGCAAGGAGCAGATGTCCGGGTACAGCAGCTTGTTCGCATTTGAGACGGACCTGCCGGTCGATGTGATCAAAAAATGGGCGGATCACCTGGAATATTTCCGGATCGGCGTAAGCTGGGGCGGGTACGAAAGTCTGGTGACCGTTCCAGCTCTGCCGGAAGGCTATGAATCGGTATCCGGACCGGTTGTCCGGTTATATGTCGGCCTGGAAGATCTGGAGCTGCTGATCGAGGATATTAAGCAGGCTTTTGAGAAGGTGACTTGCGGGGACGAGCATTAA
- a CDS encoding bifunctional 2',3'-cyclic-nucleotide 2'-phosphodiesterase/3'-nucleotidase: MMWKKRWNKPLASVLATAVLSAQVLGGFVAGAFWSTDKAEAADAGGSSLPLIDLRLMSTTDVHTNVYGWDYFKNATSSSVGLARTATLINTARSEQPNNLLLDNGDLIQGTPLGTYEAKIEPVTQSVYDSKPHPMIAAMNILGYDAATFGNHEFNYGLDFLDRVVNGSSTDAANTKANFPYINANIYKPDGVTNYFKPYELITKTVKDTSGQDQTIKVGLLGLVTPQIMDWDKANLEGKVVTKGIVETAEKFVPEIKAAGADVIVVMAHTGFDAAAAGPNAENAISELSQVPGIDAITFSHTHKVFPTNWDTTKLDASFIDPATKQPYSYIDNVNGHIHGVPAVQAGYGGGYLGLIDLKITKDGSGKWVVDKTASKASTRSAKDVPEDPAILATVGGDHQATIDYTGTPLGTTTAPMNSYFALVQDDPTVQIVTYSQKRYVENLINTDPSLAPYKGLPILSVGAPFKAGRNGPGEYTSIDAGPLTIRSASDLYLYDNTLKVIKVKGSVVKEWLEMSAGAFNRIKPAISTPQPLLNPKFAVFNFDVIDGIKYKIDVTKNAKYNTDGTINDPTSSRVVEVTYNDQPLDLNQDFIVVTNNYRASGGGNFPGVKGSTMIMDTQTENRQVLMDYIKEAGAIDPTADNNWSLAPIKGNVNVTFTSSPDAKNVLPGNITYGGAQDSKGFGIYNLNLKETVPAPTEDVEVHLIGINDFHGQLDTTSVVSGKNVGTAAVLSTYLKQARAKYTNSLLFHNGDSVGASAPVSSLERDEPTIEWMNLMGFDVGSLGNHEFDQGVEALKTQLYGGADPKNNKVVHGGTDFDYVNANAVDSKTGTPIINPYVIKEIGGVKIGFIGVVTKATPSKVSPAGTAGVRFLSPEEEVQAIEKYAAELQGKGVQTIVVLAHDPASTKGEATTGEAADLASALPANSPVDVIVAGDNHAFANGVVNGKLIIQAYSYGTAFEDIKLVIDPTTGDVKTKSAVVTTTFQDGVTPDAATVSLVNKYLNLHPELTKPVGTTDGTITRTDAYNNETALGNLIADAMINADFGDGKKADFAFMNPGGIRADLPNGNVSFGDLAKIQPFGNTLVKLTLTGAQIKTLLQQQWGVKADGSPDTKTLQISGLKYTANMYLPVANRIASLTKTDGTPIDPNQTYTAVVNNFMAAGGDNYKVLTEASASVPGPIDLDVFYDYIVKTFKGGLITSKIEGRITNNLKPSESSNSGSTPTPSPSASPSPAPSATPAPSATPAPVASSAPVFKDLGKVAWAQEAINSLAAKGIIKGVDGSNFAPAKHVTRAEFVAMLVRSLNLTNTGASNAFKDVKQGVWYSDSIAAAVKAGIVKGSGSGKFEPGREITREEMAIMIVNALKGQLQPVDKNSVLQKFTDKSKIAPYAQEAVAQLTELGIVNGVDAGKFAPKGIANRAQAAVIIFRMLEKKVS; the protein is encoded by the coding sequence ATGATGTGGAAGAAACGATGGAACAAGCCTCTCGCTTCTGTGCTGGCAACGGCCGTACTCTCGGCTCAGGTGCTTGGCGGATTCGTTGCCGGGGCATTTTGGAGTACGGACAAGGCGGAAGCTGCTGATGCCGGGGGCTCTTCACTGCCTTTAATTGACCTGCGGTTAATGAGCACGACGGATGTGCATACGAATGTATACGGCTGGGATTATTTCAAGAATGCGACGTCCTCTTCAGTCGGACTTGCGCGGACAGCGACCTTGATCAATACAGCGAGAAGTGAGCAACCGAACAACCTGCTGCTCGACAACGGGGACCTGATCCAGGGAACGCCGCTCGGTACATATGAGGCGAAGATTGAGCCGGTGACTCAGTCGGTCTACGATTCCAAGCCCCATCCGATGATTGCCGCCATGAATATCCTGGGATACGATGCGGCGACCTTCGGCAATCATGAGTTTAACTACGGTCTGGATTTCCTGGATCGGGTGGTCAACGGCAGCTCCACAGACGCTGCTAACACCAAAGCTAATTTTCCTTATATCAATGCGAATATTTATAAGCCGGACGGCGTAACGAACTATTTTAAACCTTATGAATTGATCACCAAGACGGTAAAAGACACGAGTGGACAAGACCAAACGATTAAAGTCGGCCTGCTCGGTCTGGTAACCCCCCAGATTATGGATTGGGACAAGGCCAATCTGGAAGGCAAGGTCGTGACCAAAGGCATTGTTGAAACCGCAGAAAAGTTTGTCCCTGAAATAAAAGCAGCCGGGGCCGACGTCATTGTGGTCATGGCGCATACCGGTTTCGATGCTGCAGCGGCAGGACCAAACGCCGAAAATGCCATCAGCGAGCTGAGTCAGGTTCCAGGCATTGACGCGATTACCTTCTCACACACCCACAAGGTATTCCCGACGAATTGGGATACTACGAAGCTGGATGCATCTTTTATAGATCCGGCAACCAAGCAGCCTTACAGCTATATTGACAATGTGAACGGCCATATCCACGGTGTTCCGGCTGTGCAGGCCGGTTACGGCGGCGGCTATCTGGGCCTTATTGATCTCAAAATCACTAAAGATGGCAGCGGAAAATGGGTGGTTGACAAGACGGCTTCCAAAGCTTCAACCCGGTCTGCCAAGGATGTTCCGGAGGATCCCGCCATTTTGGCTACCGTAGGGGGCGATCATCAGGCTACGATTGATTACACCGGCACACCGCTCGGTACGACAACGGCTCCGATGAACAGCTACTTTGCCCTGGTACAGGACGATCCGACCGTTCAAATCGTGACGTATTCGCAAAAACGTTATGTTGAGAACCTGATCAACACCGACCCTTCCCTGGCACCATATAAAGGCCTGCCGATTCTCAGCGTAGGCGCTCCTTTCAAGGCTGGACGCAACGGCCCTGGCGAATATACAAGCATTGACGCCGGTCCGCTGACGATCCGCAGCGCGAGCGATCTGTATCTGTACGACAACACGCTGAAAGTAATCAAGGTCAAAGGCTCGGTCGTCAAGGAATGGCTGGAAATGAGCGCAGGCGCGTTTAACCGCATCAAACCGGCGATTTCCACGCCTCAACCCCTGCTGAATCCGAAATTTGCCGTATTTAACTTCGACGTAATTGACGGCATCAAATACAAAATCGACGTAACCAAGAACGCTAAATACAATACGGACGGCACGATCAATGACCCGACATCCAGCCGGGTGGTCGAAGTGACCTATAACGATCAGCCGCTAGATCTGAATCAGGATTTCATCGTCGTTACGAACAACTACCGCGCGAGCGGCGGGGGTAACTTCCCTGGCGTCAAAGGCTCCACGATGATCATGGACACCCAAACCGAGAACCGTCAGGTTCTGATGGATTATATCAAAGAGGCCGGAGCGATTGACCCGACCGCCGACAACAACTGGTCCCTGGCTCCGATCAAGGGCAATGTCAATGTTACCTTTACATCGTCGCCTGACGCCAAAAATGTTCTTCCTGGCAACATTACGTATGGCGGTGCGCAGGATTCTAAAGGTTTCGGCATCTACAACCTGAACCTGAAAGAAACGGTTCCCGCTCCTACCGAGGACGTTGAAGTTCATTTGATCGGCATCAACGACTTCCACGGCCAACTTGACACGACTTCCGTTGTCAGCGGCAAGAATGTAGGAACGGCTGCGGTTCTCTCGACTTACTTGAAGCAAGCTCGCGCGAAATATACGAACTCCCTGCTGTTCCATAATGGAGACTCCGTTGGCGCATCGGCTCCGGTATCCTCGCTTGAGCGTGACGAGCCGACGATTGAATGGATGAACCTGATGGGATTCGATGTCGGTTCCTTGGGCAACCATGAGTTTGACCAAGGCGTTGAAGCGCTGAAGACGCAGCTCTACGGCGGAGCAGACCCTAAGAACAACAAAGTTGTTCACGGCGGCACGGATTTTGATTATGTCAATGCCAATGCGGTAGACAGCAAGACCGGCACACCGATTATCAATCCTTACGTCATCAAGGAAATCGGCGGCGTGAAGATCGGCTTTATCGGTGTTGTGACCAAAGCAACGCCAAGCAAGGTTTCTCCTGCAGGCACAGCGGGCGTCCGCTTCCTGTCTCCGGAAGAAGAAGTACAGGCCATCGAGAAGTACGCCGCCGAGCTTCAAGGCAAAGGTGTGCAAACCATCGTTGTGCTGGCGCATGATCCGGCGTCTACCAAAGGCGAGGCCACAACGGGCGAAGCCGCCGATCTGGCAAGTGCGCTTCCGGCTAACTCGCCGGTTGACGTTATTGTTGCAGGCGACAATCACGCGTTTGCAAACGGCGTCGTCAACGGCAAGCTGATTATCCAGGCTTATTCTTATGGTACGGCATTTGAGGACATCAAGCTGGTTATTGATCCCACTACAGGCGATGTCAAGACGAAGTCCGCTGTCGTAACCACCACCTTCCAAGATGGTGTGACACCAGATGCGGCAACGGTTAGTCTTGTTAACAAGTACCTGAATCTGCATCCGGAGCTGACCAAGCCGGTAGGTACGACGGACGGCACGATTACCCGCACTGACGCCTACAATAATGAAACGGCCCTTGGCAACTTGATTGCTGACGCTATGATCAATGCGGATTTCGGCGATGGCAAAAAAGCGGACTTTGCTTTCATGAATCCAGGCGGCATTCGCGCAGACCTTCCGAACGGGAATGTCTCCTTCGGCGATCTGGCCAAAATCCAGCCGTTCGGTAACACGCTGGTGAAGCTGACGCTCACCGGAGCACAAATCAAGACGCTGCTGCAGCAGCAATGGGGTGTGAAGGCTGACGGATCGCCAGACACCAAAACGCTGCAAATTTCCGGTCTGAAATACACGGCTAACATGTATCTGCCAGTAGCAAACCGCATTGCCAGTCTCACCAAGACGGACGGAACACCGATTGACCCGAATCAAACGTATACGGCAGTCGTCAACAACTTCATGGCGGCAGGCGGAGACAACTATAAAGTTCTGACCGAAGCCAGCGCTTCCGTTCCTGGTCCAATCGACCTCGACGTGTTCTATGATTACATCGTGAAGACGTTCAAAGGCGGGCTGATCACATCCAAAATTGAAGGACGAATCACCAACAATCTGAAACCGTCGGAGTCTTCTAATTCTGGATCTACACCGACGCCAAGCCCGTCCGCATCGCCAAGCCCGGCGCCTTCGGCTACCCCGGCTCCAAGCGCGACACCGGCTCCTGTCGCATCTTCGGCACCGGTCTTCAAGGATCTGGGCAAAGTTGCGTGGGCGCAGGAAGCGATCAATTCCTTGGCGGCCAAAGGCATCATCAAAGGCGTGGACGGCAGTAATTTTGCACCGGCCAAACATGTTACCCGCGCGGAATTCGTTGCGATGCTGGTTCGTTCGCTGAACCTGACGAATACCGGGGCAAGCAATGCATTCAAAGATGTTAAGCAGGGTGTTTGGTACTCGGATTCTATTGCCGCAGCGGTTAAAGCTGGTATTGTAAAAGGTTCCGGTAGCGGCAAGTTCGAGCCGGGACGTGAAATTACCCGCGAAGAAATGGCGATTATGATCGTAAACGCCCTTAAAGGACAACTGCAGCCGGTAGATAAGAACTCGGTGCTGCAGAAGTTCACCGACAAGTCCAAAATTGCGCCTTACGCGCAGGAAGCAGTCGCGCAATTGACTGAGCTTGGAATTGTGAACGGTGTAGATGCAGGAAAATTCGCACCGAAGGGCATCGCCAACCGTGCTCAGGCGGCGGTTATTATCTTCCGTATGCTGGAGAAGAAGGTATCTTAA
- a CDS encoding carbohydrate-binding family 9-like protein, translating to MQFKVYEKDPLFRYKKQNDPVYTDSCAEFFMQPLPGSDSRYLNFEFNAAGVLLLQMGETRENRTTLADSPAIFQIETALNRIDEHSGDTYWELAFAIPFKWMQSRFPGFGTESGRVFRGNFYKCGDETPLPHYGCWNRVDSASPDYHLSRFFWGVGVWVIEQKRMPE from the coding sequence ATCCAGTTCAAGGTATATGAAAAAGATCCGCTCTTTCGGTATAAGAAGCAAAATGACCCGGTCTACACGGACAGCTGTGCCGAATTTTTCATGCAGCCGCTTCCCGGCTCCGACTCGCGTTATCTTAACTTCGAGTTTAACGCGGCCGGCGTGCTCCTGCTGCAAATGGGTGAAACAAGAGAAAACCGGACAACCCTTGCGGATTCTCCGGCGATCTTTCAAATCGAAACAGCGCTTAACCGGATTGATGAACATAGCGGGGATACGTACTGGGAGCTGGCATTTGCTATTCCTTTCAAGTGGATGCAGAGCCGGTTTCCCGGCTTCGGGACCGAATCCGGCCGAGTCTTTCGAGGCAATTTCTATAAATGCGGAGACGAAACGCCGCTCCCCCATTACGGTTGCTGGAACCGGGTCGATTCCGCCTCGCCTGATTATCATCTGAGCCGGTTTTTTTGGGGAGTTGGTGTTTGGGTAATAGAGCAGAAGCGGATGCCTGAATAG
- a CDS encoding VanZ family protein translates to MGFKLDRSRMLHIIFYLLFAAYALFAINIILFKTIPLRAIFAAQPVSLRSINIIPFHTIGVYFTESMDIERALTNIFGNIVIFVPLGIFVSYIGMKRSLGFKACILLMTTLSFEILQYVFALGSSDVDDILLNFTGGLIGIAVYVVLSKIIHSPKHLLMAIVGFFLLAGISGIMVIWVADRSLLPFAATEMVYVDKNKQLIAGLDERTADLFGDLVSVKAGAITVYRNPKYNVTLETPQTSETRDEYSSIPYDASTKIIIRHISSVKDQLISRYDEGTASGLASILDSTDIVPTVRVWLPSDNKQAAQTLLISFMD, encoded by the coding sequence ATGGGATTTAAACTGGACAGAAGCCGAATGTTACATATTATATTTTATTTGTTGTTTGCTGCGTACGCATTATTCGCCATAAATATTATACTGTTCAAGACCATTCCTTTAAGGGCTATATTTGCTGCCCAACCAGTATCATTAAGAAGTATAAATATCATACCTTTTCACACGATTGGTGTTTATTTCACCGAATCCATGGACATTGAGAGAGCACTCACAAATATATTTGGCAATATTGTTATTTTTGTTCCTTTGGGAATTTTTGTATCATACATAGGCATGAAACGGTCGTTAGGTTTTAAGGCTTGCATTCTTTTGATGACCACTCTGTCATTTGAAATTCTTCAGTATGTTTTTGCTTTGGGCAGCAGCGATGTGGACGATATTCTTTTGAACTTCACGGGAGGGTTAATTGGCATAGCAGTATATGTTGTATTGAGTAAGATCATTCACTCCCCAAAACACCTCCTGATGGCCATAGTTGGCTTTTTTCTCTTAGCGGGAATCAGCGGGATAATGGTAATCTGGGTGGCTGACCGCAGTTTACTACCTTTTGCAGCTACTGAGATGGTATACGTAGATAAAAATAAGCAACTGATTGCTGGGCTGGACGAGAGAACAGCCGATCTATTTGGCGATTTGGTATCCGTTAAGGCGGGTGCGATCACTGTATATAGGAATCCCAAATATAATGTTACACTGGAAACACCTCAAACATCGGAAACCAGAGATGAATATAGCAGTATACCCTACGATGCCTCAACTAAAATTATCATCAGGCATATTAGTTCCGTTAAAGATCAGCTCATAAGTAGATATGATGAGGGAACAGCCTCTGGCTTGGCTTCTATTCTGGATTCAACAGATATCGTTCCTACAGTTAGAGTCTGGCTCCCAAGTGACAATAAACAAGCTGCCCAGACGCTGCTCATAAGTTTCATGGATTGA